A genomic stretch from Chaetodon auriga isolate fChaAug3 chromosome 17, fChaAug3.hap1, whole genome shotgun sequence includes:
- the nudcd1 gene encoding nudC domain-containing protein 1: MAASNYSLKVNRELLDPNFESYRLSLDAIPTYNVELDAAVEEVKLKDTQYTLEHMRAFGMYNYLHLDPWYEDSVLFVDCKGRVLSLTVTLDTALGKPREVYRISADSSQCEDRLCASLSLTSATWAALSDGAGRLYLLRTGKRGDSSHMKWEPLFSEDMKEPFTILHSISHVQDGVHAMEVLLLRIQKDPQETKGSGYSVSLEWVTVANTAGHGQEKKYEVKTRRVLRGKTVPHYAAVEPRGKGLMVASEKPFVLTHVDGRPVEQPDPEPMEVEKTDPIYFWQQTAEDMTVCVRMPEGVTKEEVHFRLTADNISIRVQGFPPLLEGQLHASVDPEASAWIIKDDKSLEVTLQKRDEGPMWPELVTGDRRGEYVMSDEQAALIQERLTHLTSEDLNGNPDKDKPPCNSQELEDCDGFPEDSFSLTHFDGESLKPTQVVNLGSHQYLFTVDVNPSDMPCLCLRHDVDALVWQPRPDQPSDMWEHIATFNALGYVQASKRDKKFATCAPNFSYASLCECLRRSFIYRQPSPVETVLFNRKQGRQVGQVAKQQVASLDSDKPILGFRATNERLYILTSGNLFVLKVNNN; encoded by the exons ATGGCTGCGTCGAATTATTCCTTGAAGGTcaacagagagctgctggaccCCAACTTTGAAAGTTACAGGTTGTCTCTGGACGCCATACCAACGTATAACGTAGAGCTGGATGCTG ctgtggaggaggtTAAGCTGAAGGACACGCAGTACACCCTGGAACATATGCGTGCTTTTGGCATGTACAATTACCTCCACTTAGACCCTTGGTATGAAGACAGCGTTTTGTTTGTGGACTGCAAAGGAAGAGTTCTCAGCCTCACCGTCACCCTG GACACCGCCCTGGGGAAGCCGAGAGAGGTCTACCGCATATCCGCTGACTCCAGCCAGTGTGAGGATCGTCTCTGCGCCTCCCTCAGCCTCACCTCAGCGACCTGGGCGGCTCTGTCTGACGGCGCCGGCCGACTGTACCTTCTCCGCACCGGCAAGAGGGGAGACAGCTCCCATATGAAGTGGGAA CCGCTGTTcagtgaagacatgaaggagCCTTTCACCATCCTCCACAGCATCTCTCACGTCCAGGATGGAGTCCACGCCATGGAGGTCCTGCTGCTCCGCATCCAGAAAGACCCGCAGGAGACCAAAGGAAGTGGATACTCGGTGTCCCTCGAGTGGGTCACCGTCGCCAACACGGCAGGACACG GTCAGGAGAAGAAGTACGAGGTGAAGACGAGGAGGGTCCTCAGGGGGAAGACGGTGCCTCACTACGCGGCGGTGGAGCCGCGGGGGAAGGGGCTGATGGTGGCCTCGGAGAAACCGTTCGTCCTCACACACGTGGACGGTCGTCCTGTGGAGCAGCCTGACCCGGAGCCCATGGAGGTGGAGaagacag ATCCCATTTACTTCTGGCAGCAGACGGCGGAGGACATGacggtgtgtgtgcgcatgcccGAGGGTGTCACCAAAGAGGAGGTGCACttcaggctgacagcagacaacaTCAGCATCAGAGTTCAGGGTTTCCCTCCTTTACTGGAAGGCCAGCTGCACGCATCTGTAGACCCCGAGGCCAGCGCCTGGATCATCAAAGATGACAAAAG cctGGAGGTGACCCTGCAGAAGCGCGACGAGGGACCGATGTGGCCGGAGCTGGTGACCGGCGACAGGAGAGGGGAGTACGTGATGAGCGACGAGCAAGCCGCCCTCATCCAGGAGAGGCTGACGCACCTCACCTCTGAAGACTTG AACGGAAACCCTGACAAGGACAAGCCCCCTTGTAActctcaggagctggaggactgTGATGGGTTCCCAGAAGACAGCTTCAGCCTCACACATTTTGACGGAGAATCACTCAAGCCCACTCAGGTG GTGAATCTGGGCAGCCATCAGTACCTGTTCACGGTGGACGTGAACCCGTCTGACATGCCGTGCCTCTGCCTCAGACACGATGTGGACGCTCTGGTGTGGCAGCCTCGTCCCGACCAACCCAGTGACATGTGGGAGCACATCGCCACGTTCAACGCCTTGG GTTACGTCCAGGCGTCCAAACGGGACAAAAAGTTTGCGACCTGCGCTCCAAACTTCTCCTACGCTTCGCTGTGCGAGTGTCTCCGCCGCTCATTCATCTACCGTCAGCCGTCGCCAGTGGAAACCGTCCTCTTCAACAGGAAGCAGGGCCGTCAGGTAGGGCAGGTTGCCAAGCAACAGGTGGCGAGCCTGGACTCCGATAAACCAATCCTGGGCTTTAGAGCAACCAATGAGAGACTGTACATCCTGACCTCCGGCAACCTCTTTGTTCTAAAGGTCAATAATAATTAG
- the LOC143335726 gene encoding transcription and mRNA export factor ENY2-2-like: MSKDSQMRAAINQKLIEMGERERLKELLRAKLVECGWKDQLKAHCKDVIKEKGLEHVTVEDLVTEVTPKGRALVPDSVKKELLQRIRAFLAQHATL; the protein is encoded by the exons ATGAGCAAAGACTCGCAGATGAGAGCCGCAATAAACCAGAAGCTGATAGAAATGGGGGAACGGGAGCG GTTGAAAGAATTGCTCAGGGCAAAGCTGGTGGAGTGTGGATGGAAGGATCAGCTGAAAGCACACTGCAAAG ATGTGATCAAAGAAAAGGGCCTGGAGCACGTCACAGTGGAGGACCTGGTCACAGAAGTCACACCTAAAGGCAGAG cactcGTTCCAGACAGCGTgaagaaagagctcctgcagagAATCAGAGCTTTTCTAGCTCAACACGCAACCTTGTGA